The DNA segment TTCCTGTTACTGTGGTTGTTCCCAACGGCCACGCAGAGCTCACTGGCAGAGGAGGGAGTGTTcggagctggggctgttcaggtGATGATGCAGTGACTACCATGGCCTGGACTCTAGGTTCTCGAATAAGAACAAAGCTCTTTGTGCAGCCCCATGAGAGGACGGTTCCATGTATGTCCCTTTGCCTCGGGAACACCCCATGGCCTCAGGTGGAGCAGGAGGTGCCTGACCTGGAGCCCACCGCTGTGTGGGAAcagtttctgtgctttccaAGGCCTCTGGCTGCAGGATTGGGGGTTTTTGACCTTCCCGATCACACCATGAACAACTTTGGTACCTTTTCAGGTTTGCAGACACTTTACAGTGGTTGCTCTGTTTGTTAGGGCTCGCTCTGACGTGGAGTGggagcaggcacagagctgggtgGCTGCAGCCTTTAGGTGATTACAGTGTGCATCCCCTGCGGCTGCTTTGCCCCCTGCTGTAACAACCTGACTCCAGGCACGCTGTGTTCAGTGCCTGCTCAGGCCCTGCAGCAGCGCATGCAGTGAGCCTCGGGCTCTGCCTCTCGGTACCTTTCCTTCTGACTCAGTGATGTTTTGTGCCTGAAGCATCCCAGGTGTTGGGTGCAGGGGTGCTCAGGACACGTGTCTGGGGCTGTTGGACCCATTTCTCCACTTGGATCTGTTCTGCTTGCTGGGGTTTGTGCTGTTGGATGAGTGTGTGTTGTCAGTGTGGATGTGTCTGTGCATTGGCACTGCGGATGGGTGAAGAGTGTGGAGAGAACCCCCGTCTACAGCCGTGCTGTGGGCATTGCCTCCTCCACTTCATCCCATCGCCTGCTGGGATATCCAATGGAAATGTATTCCCTTGGGCAGTACTGAGCTGGCAAAAGCTCACTTttggttttccccttttccttaaGACCACGCTGGGTGCTGAGGGAAGGTTTGGTTCCCTGGACAATGGGTATTTTCTCATCACCGCCTGTTGAGGAGCCTGTCAGCTTTAACCTGTTAATGTGGCTTGTGCAGGGATTAGGGACTTGTTGCAACCGGATGCCTGGAATGGGAGAAGGACCCTGGTGCTTAAAACCACCTTTGTGGATGCGCTGGTCCTGGTGCCATCCAGCCTAACACGAGGGCAGAAGGGAACTCACAGGGCTCTGGTGAGCATCACCCAGCTGAGGTGCAGGGTGGTGCAAGGAGAAGTGAACACAGTGCTGAGTGATGGCTCTGGAGATGGAAACCTCCAGCCAGGGCTGGTGGGGACCCACCTGGAGTCCAAGCACTGCTCTGATCTCACCACTTCCCTGGTGGCTGCAGGGTTTCTCTATGAGCAAATACTAAAAACCAGCCGTGTGTTTTGCTAAACAAATAAGAAATGAGGGGAAAAGCATCCCGAGGGCTCTCCCAACCAAACCTTTTCCTGGTCTTCCAAACTTGTGCTTTAATTGGTGGCAAAgggaatgtgttttctttttccttccaaggAGCTGCTGTTCCAGTCACTGTACTCACTTTACTCCTGGTTTGTGTGTGTTGAAACGATTTGTTCCAAACCCCTCTGgagagctgggtgctgggatcCTGCTGTGTGGAGCTGATATTCCAAGCAAGTGTCTGGGTTTTTTAACTGTCTTTGTTCTTGGTTTGTAGTCCATCGAGGAGAACTGCGTTATTTAACCTGTATTAACAAACCTCCTGTAATGCTGCAGtttcacctttcttttccttacaaTTTGTAATGATCATGGAAACAAATGTCACTTTTTTGCATTTTACCAGTTGTCCGGGTCCatgtttttaactttccttcacTAATCGTAACTTTTGGTTGTATCATTTGTTAGAATAAAGACCAAAATACGCTGTTGGATTCTGAACCTGTTCCACGTGTGAGCATTGAGGTTTGGCTTTCCTGGTGTGGTACTGTCCTGATCTCCCTGTAGGGTTCATGTGCCGCTGGGGCTGAGCAGCCCCGCTCTGGCTGCAAGGGCGCATTGCATTGGTCACCTTCTAAATAAACCCTGCATTTTCACTACAACCTGCCCTTTCCCCTCTGTGAAGTTCCAGATTCCAGTGGGTGGCAGTAGTGGAAGGACAgaaggtgggctgatgccagcctcgtgaagtttaaccaagccaagtgcaaggtcctgtacctgggttggagcaatcccaggcacagctacagcttgggcagagaagagattcagagcagcccaaggagaaggacttgggggtgttggtcgatgagaaaatgaacatgagccagctgcagtgtgtgctcacagcccagaaagcaaccgtatcctgagctgcatcaaaaggagtgtgaccagcaggtcgaaggaggtgatcctgcccctctactctgctctcatgagacctcacctggagcattgtgtgcagttctggtgtcctcaacataaaaaggacatggaactgttggaacaagtccagaggaggccacgaggatgatcaggggactggagcacctcctatatgaagacaggctgagaaagttggggctgttcagcatggagaaggctgcgtggagacctcagagcagccttccagtatctgaagaaggactacagggatgctggggagggactattcattagggactgcagtgataggacaaggggtaacaggttcaaactgaaatgggaggtttagactggacataaggaagaaattctttactgttagggtggtgaggcactggaatgggttgcccagggaggttgtgaatgctccatccctggcagtgttcaaggccaggttggatgaagtcttgggtgagctggtttagtgtgaggtgtccctgcccatggcgggggttggaactggatgatctgaaggtcctttccaaccctaactatgatGTGGATGGTGGCCTCTGGCACTTACTGAGAGCTATGGAGTCAGGAATAGCTcctgggagggagggaaggaaaccaGTTCAGGAATGACAGTTGTATCTCCCAAATCCAGCACTGTACTCATTTAAAGAGCAATATGGGAGACTTGGTCTCTTTGCAGTCTCTCAGACTTggcttggaaaacaaaacctggaACTTCAGGAGTTTCATTTTGCCTTGAAGAggctttggttttgggttttagggtttgtggtttgtttggttgggttctTTTTACTTAGAATTGCATCAGAGGCTGAGCGTGCAGAGCAGCCACCACCCCATCCACCTCTAGCTGAGGCTTAGCTGACTTtataaatagattttaaaggtgaggaaaacagaaagtgcTTAAAATATTACCAGTTAAAGGTCCAgtgactgctgcagctgcagccatcaCGTTGCTATAATGGGCCATGAACTGCTGGGGGTAGCTACAAGCAGTAATTACTGAAACATAGGGCAGGGGCTTCAACAACTGCAGCCCACTCCAGCATGGGTCATGGTCATGCTGCCTGTAGGGAGGCCAGAGGCACATCACAGGCTTGGGATGTCTGTACAATAAACCGGAAATGAGTTTCATTCTACACAGCCCTTGATGTGCCATGGTGGGCTCCATGCCCTGACTGGTGAATGACTCCCACAGTGATGTGGGCTCAGGACCACACCAAGGAGATttactttatttccatttggTTATGTTCTGGAACTTCACATACAAATACCTTGGTGACAACAAACATCCCTGAAGTCATCAGTCAGCTGCTGTGTGCCTGGTTTTACTTCCTTACCAGAAccatcccttctctcccctACCAGGAACTGAAGCCAGGGCCCAGCTGTGCAATACGAGCCTCTACCAACAAAATACATCTCAGTTGGTAAAAACTCCCATTTCTGCACTGCAAGGGGGAAGTTCCACCTGGCCTCGGGTAAAGGGACAGTTTAAGGAGTTGGTTTGATGTGGCAGCTTCAGAAGTTCAATCACCACTTCTCAATTCATCCCCAAACTGACTCCTTTAACCCAGTGAGTTttgagctgagagcagctttaCCTTTACAAGcaccccctgcatccccatctgctgcttctccactgAGGTGAATGGTCATAGTtcaatgaaaatacaaagactTTTACCAATATGCATTTCCTGGCAGCAACACTTGCCCCACACCGCCTCTGATTCAGCCCCTTCCCTTCATTCCCCTCAAAAGTCCAGTAATTCTTTAGTGTGACACCCTGGCCTAGAGCTATCCCAGGTTCTGAGCAGATGGAGTTGGCACTGGGGTCATTCCTGTGTAAATAACCAGCAGCAGAGTGTAAGTTTAAGGGTTTTATTATCAAAGTTCTGTAAAACAATTTCAGAAACTGTACATGGACATGGCACAGACCGTGGCCTACTTCTGTCTTCTGACCTGCACAAAAGTGAGAGCTCTTGAACTTCTGTAACTAAGGAAACAGCTTTGCCTAACTACTCTGCGGATAACATGGAATCACTGTGTGCATAAGAGTACTACTGCAGTGACAGTAAACACAAAGGTATTAGTTTATACAACTTGAGATCAAGTAAAAAGTACATTATCAAGTAgacttgcttttaaaagcatcCGAAGGTTGATTTAAAATGCACTACTACCTCTTTGCAAAGTGTTCAGCTCAGTAACAAATAAAAGAACCTGGTTTAGGAGAACTGCACAAATCAACCTTTCATCACTGGGTGCTGGCCAAGCAGAGGATTTCTGTCCCAGGGCTCAGGAGGAAAAGCTAAAGAACCATTACAGAGGATTAAAAAGGAAGCCCTCAAAAAGGTCAGTGCATCTTAACCTTgtcaaagccaaacaaaacccaccgggaaaatcaaaaccaaccccagccccatggctttaagaaataaacaaaacaaacaacaaaacccaaagctaCCTCTATGAGAACGCTGGTTCCAGCTGTGCTGTCACCGTGGTGTGTGTAGTCCCACGCTGGACCCCGTGCCGCTCCGCAGGACGTCCCAAGAGGGAGGATGTTTCTGCCCCATCCCCACGCAGTCAGTGCATTCCCTCTACTTCCCTATTACTGCAATGAATCAAATTCTAGAGACACTATCAGAGGTGAGCTGATTTACTACAGGAGATCAGACAACAAACAGTCCATGCCTGCTGTAGATGCATGCAGCTTTTTACTTTTGCTTGAAGCATCACCAAGTTAGTAGAAATGGCTTGGCTCCGCGCTCCCTCAGCCATAACAAGGATGGTTACCCTTCTACCAAGCTTTCGTGTGAGTTAGTATCAGGAGATTTACAAACCAGGGGTAGCTCAGAGCTGTATACATCGAGGTTTAGGATTAACGAATACAGCGTAAAAGAATCACACAGGAATGACACTGATGGCACGGCTGCAGCCGTGGCCACTGCACAGGCAGAGCTCAGTCACTCATGTCCATGTCTTCCTCGTGGTGATCATCCCCATTCACTTTGGATTCCCTTGCCGCATCGCCACTTCCTTTATCAGCAGTAGACTCCTTTGTTTTAGGGGAGGAAGACTCTGAcattttcttgtcttccttcttctccttctcaCTGTCGTATCCTTGTTCTTCTTCATCGTAATCCCTTGTGACCTGCTTTGCcgagagaaagaaaaggatgagTAAAACTTGCCTTCCAAGCCCCTGCTGGCTCCAggtcagggctgcagcagggcccTGCAGCCGGGCAGGTTTGGAAACATACTTTCACATCTTTGTCACTCTCAGATTTCCGTTCTCGATCCTTCTCTTtgtctttgctctttttcttcttgctggtGGAGCGCTCCCTCTCGTCTCTACTTCTCTCCTTGTCTTtatccttcttcttttcctttttatgtctaCAATGATAAAGTATGGAGAAGAATTAAAGCCTCGACCACACCACCCATAGCTGTCACCCACAGTCCATTACAAAtctaaagggagaacagcagtgTGTAACTACAACACACTGTTAACTCTCAGAAAATATCCCAACAGCCCCATTTCCCAGCTCTGGAGCAAACCCAACCACCCAAAAGCAGAGTCTAAGACCAGCAACACACCAGTATTTTATGAAGGAGCATCTCAAAGCTCCTCATTTGTGAAACAGAGGACCACAGAATGCCCAGGCCCACTCAGAGGTCAGCTGGCCCCTATGGTACAGAGCCAAAGGGGCTGGGAATGCTCAGTACCTCCTATCTTCCCCCCGGAATTCCTCCCTTTTGGAGATCCCCTGCTCCAGTTCCCAGCTGGGCAATCTTCCACCCAGACACCACTTTATGCTGTAGCCAAGAGATCAACTGACCTTCTTGGAGATGGGGACCGGGACATTTTCCTCTTAGGAGATCTGGGTTTTTTAGGTGACCGTGTTCCACTCCGGCTTCTTCTACGTcgtctttctctgcaggaaaGAGAGatcaaggctttttttctctaaagcCACAAATACACCTCTGGCTCAATAATGGGTATTTACTCCTGGCAGCCCTGCAAAGCCCTTCTGATCAGCAAAGTCATCTCCTGTTCTACCTTCATCTTCATGAACAGATCTCTTAGACCGTATTGGGGACCCTGTCTCTTTTTGCAAccagaaataaagctgtttgTCCTTGTTACTACTGCAAGTTCTTTTtggaagtgttttaaaaaagaacagaacacaTTTTGCTTATATTTATTCCATAAATCAGGAAAGAGTTTAACAGTGACCTCAAAGAATCACATTCTCTGATACAGAGCAAGCAGAAACTGTTCTAAGCCCAAACAGCACCTCCAGAAAACTACAGTCAgtattagggaaaaaataaatcatcttATCAGCATGGGTAGAGAGCACGTGTGCATTTGTGCATACACCCAGTACACCCACAGCAGAATCCTCATCCTGCTACTCACAATAAAGTTCTTTTGATTAAAGTGGATAAAAATGCTGGAAACAGCAAGGAAAGCTGTTGTGTCACTGTACCTGCTTGTGCTTCTTGACCGTCTGGTTGTGCTGTAGCTTTTGGGGGGAGTTTTAGAacgtttcttttctttctcttccttctttttatcccttttagtaaaatacagattttaaagttTAAGTCATGGTCAAACTATTCAAGTAGCAGCCTCTCCTTTTGCTATGtaggaaaacaaatgcagatgTGGTAACATGGGATAGTGTACACGGTTTAGTATTTCTGAGGCCAGTCACAGTATAATGATGGCAACACAAATTAGTTACCTACAGCTAAATAAGATCATAGCTCTTACAGCTTCTGTGTATGAACAGCAAAAGAATCTGCAAGCCCAGATGCTCACAGCTCCTGCTTTCCAGAGGCAGCCACTGAGGGATTCAGCTAATGCCTGCTGCATCTATTGACTCAGGAAAAGCAGGTTATGTGTTTTTATGTAACTGACTGTGCACATGTAGAGGTCTGTTATTAGTCTGTAAGGCATCACAAGAGACTGTGACTTTAATCTTGCTCTAGCgttgttttttgtgggtgttttttgtttgcttgtttgggctttatctttttttttcctaaattaagCACTAAAATGTAGCAAATCACTGCTAGCAATTAGAACAGATTTACTGAAGCAATTACCTGGTTTTGGATGTGCTCCTGGACCTCCTGCTTCTCTCTCTGGAATGAGATCTTCTTCGCCTTGGACTTTTAGACCGCCTCCTGCTTCTTGATTTTGAATGAGATCTTCTCCTTGATCTGCTTCTTGACCGTCTACAAGCAGCACATTGTACATGGGAGTTAAATACAGGGAACTTTAATATACTATTCAAAATCCATCTGCCTGGTGCTCAGAGTATCATAAGGCATAATGATACACGAATAAAGATATagaatacagaaaacagcaagagtTGCATTGAGTCCACCAAGGAAAAAGGGTTTGCACAAATatgaaaaggcaaagaagaatTATGCTTCAATCATCTCTTTTTAACTCTCCTTGTAAGAAAATATCTTATTCCTCTTCTTATAAGAAAATATCAGGCCTATTGTAAAGGAAAACTGGTCTGATGTGttgaaatgtgaagaaatttttagaACACCAAACCAAATACAAGCCAGTTACTGAATATACAAATAGCAAAGTACAGATGAGAAAGCCATGGTTAAAATGGCTTTGCACAGACCACTGGCATGTGCTGCCTGACTGGAGCTGACAAGCCAACAGCATAAATGTGCCATATGTCTTCTAGATTGGGTATTAGAACAGTGTTACGATCTCTAGTCAGAGCACTTGAACAGGCCTGATCTCCAAGTAAATCATAACCTAGAAAACCCTGGGAAACTTTAGTCCCACACTTCCACTAAGGTGATTGTGCTGCACATACTAAAAACAAAGAGCCCAGCAAGTAAACATGTACGTACCTAAAAAACAGTGCTCAGAGAAGCCTCCTACGACTTGGctttaagaaaaattataacTATCACATGAGCACACTGGAAAGAGACTGAAGACAGAACAGAGGTTTAAGGGCAACAGCTTAGGTGTTCACAGTAGTGAAGGCTGGGTAAAAGCCAAGACTATGGGCTAAGGTGTTTCTTATCTAATACAAGCAGCAACTGATTGCTAAATAAAATCAGTCCAAGCATTGCACAGTGTCCTGAAGgtccttctgcagcagtttcagGTACTTTTGAGGTATTTTTTGCCATCACCCCTCTCCCACCCTCCCTACAAAACCAGAGGTTGGCCTCCATCCCACGCTACAATCTAGCCAGATCATGGCCTCGGCTTTCTCCAACCATCTGTCAGCCTCCAGGAGTGAAGTGTCAATTTCCAAGAAGGATTTCTGAAGGCACTATTTCAGCCATGTGGGGTTTTTATAAGGCAAACAAGCTGACTACCTGTGTCTGGATGAAGAAGGTGTCCTCCTCCTCCGTGAGCGTGACCTCGATCTTGAATGCCTTCGTTTTTCGTCTTTTTTGTCTGGAGgttaaaaagggaaagcaaagtaAAAACCACAGTGTTATTTTAGTATTCAAAGAGATTTTATAAAAGAACAGGTTGAGCTTCATGCCATAGAAATAACCAagataaagaaaacataagGAATATTTTGAAACTAAGGCTTATGTATCCTTTTCTTCAGAAGACAGCACAAAGAATTCacatgtcctttccaaccctaactattctatgattctataagatgTGACATAAAACCAACATAATGCTTTATGCAAAACTGAAGAAGCCAAAAATTCAGAAGATGTTTAATTTAACAGAGTTGAAAGGTAAGAGCTGCAGGGCAATGAAAAGCCTTGGTAAGATCTCAGAATCTGCCACTTTGTGAAGGGCCGAAGAACCTCTCAAATCACTGTTCTGAACTTCCCACAAAAAGCCTCAAACAAAGCAATCAGCCTCAAATAAAGCAATTTTCTGGTGTAGCAGAAGAACAAGAGCTCTGTTCTTTcctgaaagcaaacaggaggctggaaaactgtgttttcagtgtttcatgttCCTGCTTCTCAGATCTGGTGGGTCTGACATTTGTGAATGAATTGCTGCATCTTGTTCTAAAATGAAATCTACTGAAATCAGctacagaaaaaagaataattcacAAATTTCCACAGATCAGGAATTAAAGGAAGCAATCATCCCCAAGCACAAAAATCACCAGGATGCCAAGTGGTTAAGTCACTTGCTGTTTTCCAATGAAGTCACAGAGCTGTCACTACGAACTTCCACCAGGGGAAGCTCAAGCATTTTTCCATCTTCAGACAAAGGGAATTTCAGGAAAAACCAAGAGACCATTAATTCCCTGCACCATTCGGCAGGACACGCACAGCATTCACACTATGGGACAATTAAAAACCTGTCAACCATACATTAAGTCATTATAGAACATGGAAGCATTAAGCCCGTATTTTGCAGACCATAAGTTTTATCATATACTACATCAAAACTGCCTCTTGAAGTAAATGAGGTATTTAAAATTACCTGGCTCAATAGCAGCAGAAATTAATGACTGTGCTTCTCGTACTCTTTTCATCGcttcttctatttctttactgGAGGTATCTGATTTCAGACTTGGGGAAACAAGACCTGCAGCTACATGGTTCAacctgggaaataaaaaaaggaattttagtAATTCAGTATTAATGAATCCAAGAAATACAGCCTGAAGCCTATTCAGAGTGACTGATCTAAGTGAATCAGTACCTGCCCACGCTTTGTCACCACTTAGATAAGAGGGTAATAAGTCTAAGATGTGGtatctgtgctgaaaacagaagcacaagATACTAGTACTTATGGCTCTTAGAATTCCAGTCAGCCGTAAAGAGCAGGAAGCTTTGTGTTGGCTTGCACAGGTAAGTTTCTAATGACACCTTTCAGAACACTTGTACAACATAATTTCAATTCTTAACACCTGAAAGAACATCTCCATGGGTAACAGCGTATAACACAGCAGAAAGTCAGCTTCCATTTTGACAAGCCACACTGGGAAGTCTACAATGATGAAATCTGCAATTCAGAAGATGTGTTCTACAAGGTGGCTTTAAAATCAGGTGTACTGGTTTTATCTAATCCATTATCTTTGTTAACTGTTTTGCTcaatcagctatgcaatctcTGCTTACAGAAATATCAATTTACAATAGGTAATAATATGCCGgaacagtattaaaaaagaagatgGGTCacctatcatagaatcatatcagAATATCATTTAGGCTGGAAGATATATTAGCTTTATCCCCTGGTTTAGATGAGGTGGCTCTGACAATTTAAGAACACGTAACAGCCAAACAGGGCTAGAAGTTGTTTAGCTAACAGAGCAGCAGGGCAAGCATTGATACTTGCTGAAGCTGAAAGAATTCTCTCCAAAGCTGCCTGCAATTTGCAGTACCAGAGCTTTCTGAGGCAGATTTGCCTTCTTTGCTTTTAGAACATTTCTCATCTACTCATTTGCgtaacagctttttttctctgcacatTAATTGGTATCGTTCCATGGATGCAAGGCTGAATCATCTTCATTTCCTCCCCCTCTTCTCTCTACCACAGAGAAGAGTCTGCACAAGATCCCCAAGTCACAAGTTTTCTCCAACCTTAATTAGATCCAGTAGGACAAAGACTGGATACTGAATCACAAAAGACATTCCCAAGACCCAGTGTATTGCAATACAAAGACTTGTAAACACTGATGCTTACTTTGGATCCACTGTGCTCATAAGTTTTAGTAGTTGATCTGCTGCAAGAGACTGtgaggagaaacaaaaacaacagtTATAACCCTGTTGGAAGATGTGTGTGCTTAAGAGGATCATCTTCCTTGAATGTATCCTTAGCAGCAGCTAAAGCAAAAGGTATCTACagataaaaaaatcaaaccaaaatacCCCCAAACAAGTTCCAGACAAAAAGTTCCCGGATAGAATCAAAgcacttgaaaataaaatgcactcCTGGTATTTATGAGTTATTTCTTGGTTACTTCAAGAGAATGGAAATCTCATTAAAGAACAAACTTGCCTGTCCATGGGAAGTCCTCAGTGTCAATTTATAAGCAAAAGCTTCTTTAATCTAAAATTTCTATGACAACTGGTCACTTCCTGTACCAGTGGTATCTTAAC comes from the Melopsittacus undulatus isolate bMelUnd1 chromosome 6, bMelUnd1.mat.Z, whole genome shotgun sequence genome and includes:
- the SRSF11 gene encoding serine/arginine-rich splicing factor 11 isoform X3; translated protein: MASSSGTDVIQVTNVSPSASSEQMRTLFGFLGKIEELRLFPPDDSPLPVSSRVCFVKFHDPDSAVVAQHLTNTVFVDRALIVVPYAEGVIPDETKALSLLAPANAVAGLLPGGGLLPTPNPLSQIGAVPLAALGAPALDPALAALGLPGANLNSQSLAADQLLKLMSTVDPKLNHVAAGLVSPSLKSDTSSKEIEEAMKRVREAQSLISAAIEPDKKDEKRRHSRSRSRSRRRRTPSSSRHRRSRSRSRRRSHSKSRSRRRSKSPRRRRSHSRERSRRSRSTSKTRERRRRRSRSGTRSPKKPRSPKRKMSRSPSPRRHKKEKKKDKDKERSRDERERSTSKKKKSKDKEKDRERKSESDKDVKQVTRDYDEEEQGYDSEKEKKEDKKMSESSSPKTKESTADKGSGDAARESKVNGDDHHEEDMDMSD
- the SRSF11 gene encoding serine/arginine-rich splicing factor 11 isoform X2, producing the protein MASSSGTDVIQVTNVSPSASSEQMRTLFGFLGKIEELRLFPPDDSPLPVSSRVCFVKFHDPDSAVVAQHLTNTVFVDRALIVVPYAEGVIPDETKALSLLAPANAVAGLLPGGGLLPTPNPLSQIGAVPLAALGAPALDPALAALGLPGANLNSQSLAADQLLKLMSTVDPKLNHVAAGLVSPSLKSDTSSKEIEEAMKRVREAQSLISAAIEPDKKDEKRRHSRSRSRSRRRRTPSSSRHRRSRSRSRRRSHSKSRSRRRSKSPRRRRSHSRERSRRSRSTSKTRDKKKEEKEKKRSKTPPKSYSTTRRSRSTSRERRRRRSRSGTRSPKKPRSPKRKMSRSPSPRRHKKEKKKDKDKERSRDERERSTSKKKKSKDKEKDRERKSESDKDVKVTRDYDEEEQGYDSEKEKKEDKKMSESSSPKTKESTADKGSGDAARESKVNGDDHHEEDMDMSD
- the SRSF11 gene encoding serine/arginine-rich splicing factor 11 isoform X1, which produces MASSSGTDVIQVTNVSPSASSEQMRTLFGFLGKIEELRLFPPDDSPLPVSSRVCFVKFHDPDSAVVAQHLTNTVFVDRALIVVPYAEGVIPDETKALSLLAPANAVAGLLPGGGLLPTPNPLSQIGAVPLAALGAPALDPALAALGLPGANLNSQSLAADQLLKLMSTVDPKLNHVAAGLVSPSLKSDTSSKEIEEAMKRVREAQSLISAAIEPDKKDEKRRHSRSRSRSRRRRTPSSSRHRRSRSRSRRRSHSKSRSRRRSKSPRRRRSHSRERSRRSRSTSKTRDKKKEEKEKKRSKTPPKSYSTTRRSRSTSRERRRRRSRSGTRSPKKPRSPKRKMSRSPSPRRHKKEKKKDKDKERSRDERERSTSKKKKSKDKEKDRERKSESDKDVKQVTRDYDEEEQGYDSEKEKKEDKKMSESSSPKTKESTADKGSGDAARESKVNGDDHHEEDMDMSD
- the SRSF11 gene encoding serine/arginine-rich splicing factor 11 isoform X4, which codes for MSTVDPKLNHVAAGLVSPSLKSDTSSKEIEEAMKRVREAQSLISAAIEPDKKDEKRRHSRSRSRSRRRRTPSSSRHRRSRSRSRRRSHSKSRSRRRSKSPRRRRSHSRERSRRSRSTSKTRDKKKEEKEKKRSKTPPKSYSTTRRSRSTSRERRRRRSRSGTRSPKKPRSPKRKMSRSPSPRRHKKEKKKDKDKERSRDERERSTSKKKKSKDKEKDRERKSESDKDVKQVTRDYDEEEQGYDSEKEKKEDKKMSESSSPKTKESTADKGSGDAARESKVNGDDHHEEDMDMSD